In the genome of Triticum urartu cultivar G1812 chromosome 5, Tu2.1, whole genome shotgun sequence, one region contains:
- the LOC125510447 gene encoding ervatamin-B-like: MASSFSKRSLCLLLLAVFLHGSSATSPPATEGTDPMTSRTMEQRFRRWKAEHNRTYSTPEEERHRLRVYADNVRYIEVTNEDAGAGLTYELGETAYTDLTSDEFMAMYTSRAPPLSDDDEVPMMITTRAGPVDAGGRRQQVYVNESAGAPASVDWREKGAVTPVKNQGQCGSCWAFSTVAVVEGIYQIQTGKLASLSEQELVDCDKLDHGCNGGVSYRALQWITSNGGITSQEDYPYMAKDDTCDTTKLSHHAASISGFQRVATRSELSLTNAVVMQPVAVSIEAGGANFQHYRNGVYNGPCGTRLNHGVTVVGYGEDKVTGESYWIVKNSWGEKWGDSGYLRMKKGIIDKPEGICGIAIRPSFPFM; encoded by the exons ATGGCTTCCTCCTTCTCCAAACGCTCCCTATGCCTCCTCCTCCTGGCCGTCTTCCTCCATGGCTCGTCCGCCACGTCCCCCCCGGCCACCGAGGGCACTGACCCGATGACGTCGCGGACGATGGAGCAGCGATTCCGGCGATGGAAGGCGGAGCACAACCGGACCTACTCCACCCCGGAGGAAGAGCGCCACCGCCTCCGCGTCTACGCCGACAACGTGCGCTACATCGAGGTCACCAACGAGGACGCCGGCGCCGGGCTCACCTACGAGCTCGGCGAGACCGCCTACACCGACCTCACCAGCGACGAGTTCATGGCCATGTACACGTCGCGGGCGCCGCCCCTATCGGACGACGACGAGGTGCCGATGATGATCACCACCCGCGCCGGGCCAGTGGACGCCGGTGGCCGCCGGCAGCAGGTGTACGTGAACGAGTCGGCCGGGGCGCCGGCGAGCGTTGACTGGCGAGAGAAAGGCGCCGTCACGCCGGTGAAGAACCAAGGCCAGTGCG GATCGTGTTGGGCATTCTCCACCGTAGCGGTGGTCGAAGGAATCTACCAAATCCAGACTGGGAAACTTGCCTCGCTCTCGGAGCAAGAGCTGGTGGACTGCGACAAGTTGGACCATGGTTGCAATGGTGGAGTGAGCTATCGTGCGCTGCAGTGGATCACCTCCAACGGCGGCATCACCTCCCAGGAAGACTATCCATACATGGCAAAGGACGACACTTGTGACACCACAAAGCTTTCGCACCATGCCGCTTCCATCTCAGGCTTCCAACGTGTGGCAACGAGGAGCGAGCTATCGTTGACAAACGCGGTGGTCATGCAGCCCGTGGCGGTGTCGATCGAGGCTGGCGGAGCCAACTTCCAGCACTACCGGAATGGCGTGTACAATGGTCCATGTGGGACGCGGCTGAACCATGGCGTCACGGTGGTAGGGTACGGGGAGGACAAGGTGACTGGGGAGAGTTACTGGATCGTGAAGAACTCATGGGGTGAGAAGTGGGGGGATAGTGGGTACCTCAGAATGAAGAAGGGCATCATAGACAAGCCCGAGGGGATCTGCGGCATCGCCATCCGGCCATCTTTCCCGTTCATGTGA